In Narcine bancroftii isolate sNarBan1 chromosome 7, sNarBan1.hap1, whole genome shotgun sequence, the sequence GACGAGCCCAGCACATATGATTAATCGTACACTGGAGCGAACAATAGGCCGGCGCCCTTCCACCTCTCTCACTCGTCATTATTGTGCATGTTTTATATAAAATAACGTAGTAATTAATTACCGCTTTTGTTTATTCCTCCCTTTCGAAGAACCAGCGATTTAGAAAATAGAAACAAATCATGAATGGCGCGCGGGTGAAGAATGGATGGATTTCGCAGCTGCCACGTTTTACACACATGCAATCTCTGTCCTTACATTGCATCTTGACCTATATTTAAAGTTTATGGTGCAAACACAGGCCACGACTGATGACATAATTCCTCACGCCAGAGAGAAATATTATGCAATGCGACATAATTTGCAAGTCGTACCTGTCGACTCGGGGCGGCTTTTCAGCCGTTATATCTTTATACATTTAAAATCTCTAGCCCAAGGCAAAATCCTCGAACATCAGaatgcaaattttttttaaaaaattatgtatctttaacaCTTCGAGAGACCTGTAAATCAATTGCCTGCTGTATAAAATTCAATGCCAGATTTCTGAAATGTGTTTCTAATGACCAGAGCAGCAGAAATGCTATTAATGTTAGATTTTCCACACAAGCGATTGGATCTGATTTACTTTTAAAATGTCAAATAATTTAAGGATATTATTGTTTACTGAatattctcatttttaaaaaatctctaattAAAACTATTGCTCGCATAGTTATAGCTTGGAGCAGCGAAATTTCTCAAATGGTCAAGAAAGTCCATTTAAAAAGTTGTTTAAATCTTGAATCGCACAAATTTTTTGAAGAGGACAGATTGTTGCCGTGATTACAGTGAATGGTTTCACTAACCGCGGTGCAACGAGAGGGGATTCGGCTCTCCCGGTTTAATGTTAAGCGTGGAAGCGGCGTTTCTGGTTGGAGAGGCGGAAAGTTTTGAGCTTACCTGTGTGGGTGCGTTTGTGGATCTTCAAGTTCTCTGACCTGGCAAAGACTTTGCCGCAGCCGGGAAACGGGCAGGGGAACGGCTTCTCGCCTGTGTGCACCCTGATGTGGTTTACCAATTTGTATTTGGCTTTGAAAGGTTTGCCTTCCCGGGCGCAATCTTCCCAGAAACAGATGTGGTTGGTCTGCTCGGGACCTCCGACATGCTCCACCGAGACGTGGGTGACCAGCTCGTGCATCGTGCTGAAGGTTTTGTTGCAGGTCTTTTTAGGGTTGGTTAGTTGCTCGGGATCGACCCACTTGCAGATGAGTTCCTGCTTGATAGGTTGCCTCATGTATCGGAAGAAGGCTCCGGCGCCGTGATGTGTTGCCATGTTCATACCCATGTTCATATTCATCTGTCCATAATTGTGATGGTGATGGTGCACCTGGGCGGCCGAGAAGGGGTCAGTCCTAGGACATTGGTCCGAGCGCCCGAATACTTCGCCGGCCAACCCCAAGCGCATTTGGCCGTTCAGAACGTGCGCGTTTGGAGACGGGTGCGATGCTCCTTGTTCGTGGATGCCGGGGAACAGAATATGTGCTGAGGTGTCCGAATGCGGGTGATGCAAACCCCCGGGGCTCGGTCCGAAGATGCCATGCTGGCCAGAACCCGGGCTCGAATCGGTGAAGCCCCGGCTGCGGAAGATAAAGTCCCGCGTAGAGTTGAAAGCGGCGCCCGAGTAGGAGCCGACATGGGCGGCGTGGGGAGCCAGCGCCGACGCGTATCCCGGGCCGGCCGCCGCTTGTGCGCTGAAAGCCGAGCTCTGGGCGGCGGATGGGAGGT encodes:
- the zic2a gene encoding zinc finger protein ZIC 2a, with product MLLDAGPQFPTLGVGTFARHHHHHHSAADMSDRELAISQNTFVDSAHMGAFKLNAGVHHDLPSAAQSSAFSAQAAAGPGYASALAPHAAHVGSYSGAAFNSTRDFIFRSRGFTDSSPGSGQHGIFGPSPGGLHHPHSDTSAHILFPGIHEQGASHPSPNAHVLNGQMRLGLAGEVFGRSDQCPRTDPFSAAQVHHHHHNYGQMNMNMGMNMATHHGAGAFFRYMRQPIKQELICKWVDPEQLTNPKKTCNKTFSTMHELVTHVSVEHVGGPEQTNHICFWEDCAREGKPFKAKYKLVNHIRVHTGEKPFPCPFPGCGKVFARSENLKIHKRTHTGEKPFKCEFESCDRRFANSSDRKKHMHVHTSDKPYLCKMCDKSYTHPSSLRKHMKVHESSQASDSSPAGSSGYESSTPPVLVSPSAEPPNSNTLSPASTAVHTNAGISSNFNEWYV